From the Candidatus Methylomirabilota bacterium genome, the window GGGGCCGGCGCGAGACGAGAGCTGGGTTGGTTCCGTAGGCGTGGCAGTTCGAGCTGAAGGGCGAAGCCCTGAGGGGAGAGCTGAATGGATCAGCGGCGAGGCGAGGGCTGAGAAGATTTTCGAGCTGAGACGCTGCCGACGAGCCGCAGGCGAGAAGAGCGGCGAGGCGAGGGCTGAGAAATGACCAACGAGCTGACGCCGGCCGAACTCAAGGCGCGCCTGGACGAGCGCGCCCCTGTAGTGCTCCTCGACGTGCGCCAGGACTGGGAGACCAAGCTGTGCCGGCTGGAGAACGCCGTCCACATCCCCATCGAGGAGATCGAGCTCAGGACCGACGAGCTCAATGCCGCCGATGAGATCGTGGTGTACTGCCACCAGGGGGTCCGCAGCGCCGCCGTGGCCGAGTACCTGCGCAGCCTCGGCTTCGGCAACGTGAAGAACCTGGCCGGCGGCCTCGACGCCTGGGCGCGAAGCATCGATCCCTCGATGCGTCGCTACTAAAGGCTGAGTTGATTTTCGAGCTGAGACGCTGCCGACGAGCTGCAGGCGTGGTAGTTCGAGCTGAGGGGCGAAGCCCTGAGGCGAGGGCTGAGTGGATCGGCGGCGAGGCGAGGGCTGAATAATTGGATCTGGTTCGGGTCGAGCGAAAAGGCCGCTGCGCGTGGGTGACCCTGGACCGGCCTCCGCTCAATCTCTTCACGCCCGACCTCATCGCGGCCGTGCGCGAGACGTTCGACGCCCTCGCGCGTGATGCCGGGGTGGGCGCGGCGGTGCTGACGGGGGCCGGCCGCGCCTTCACGGCGGGCATGCAGGTGCAGGTGCT encodes:
- a CDS encoding rhodanese-like domain-containing protein; the protein is MTNELTPAELKARLDERAPVVLLDVRQDWETKLCRLENAVHIPIEEIELRTDELNAADEIVVYCHQGVRSAAVAEYLRSLGFGNVKNLAGGLDAWARSIDPSMRRY